From the Jilunia laotingensis genome, the window CCATCGCTTGGCGGTCCGCATTGATGCCGTCTTCAAAAGCGGTTAATGTGAAAGACTGCCCTTCGGGCAAGAAACTGAGGTCGATGTTTACCGTACGCCCCTCGTTGTTAGTTATGCCCCCGATAAACCATTTCTCGCCTTTTCTACGGGCAATAACCACTCCTTCACCTACTTCTGCATAGAGAACTTTCGTTTCATCCCAGGTGACGGGAACACTGGAAATAAATTCAGTACAGGGAAGTTCGCGATAGTAATATACCGGATTGTCAGCCAGCATTTGCAACCCGCTTTCGAAAACCACGAACAGAGCCATCTGGTAAGCCCGTGTACCCGATCCCATGGCATTGGCACGTGTCGAACGGTTATCTTCCGGTTGGGCGGAAATCATAGATCCCGGAGTAAAGTCCATCGGGCCGACTGCGTTGCGCATGAAAGGTAGATAGATGGTATTGGACGGTTTGCAATTGCCCCCCTGTTCCATGCCCAGAACACCTTCGTAAGAGAGTATGTTCGGATATTTACGTTCCAGTCCGGCAGGCTTGAATGCACCGTGGAAGTCTACAAACAATTTATGTTTTGCCGCTTCTTTGGCTACCCGTTCGTAATAATTGACCATCCATTGATCGCTACGATCCATGAAGTCTATTTTTACACCTGCTATTCCCCAATCAGCGAATGTCTTGAAGAGGTCAAAGTTATTCTCAACCGTTAGCCACGTCAGCCATAACACGATTTTTACATTACGCTCTTTTCCGTACTGAATCAGTTCCGCCAAGTCGATGGTGGGATTCGGGGTATATGGGTCGCGCGTACTCTTTGCCCATCCTTCATCCATGATGATGTAAGGGATACCGAATTTCGAAGCAAAGTCAATGTAGTATTTGTATGAATCCATATTATATCCGGAACGGAAATCCACGCCGTACAGACGTGCATCGTGCCACCATTCCCAGCTCACTTGTCCCGGTTTGATCCAACTGTAATCTTCAAGCACACATGGTGAAGAGAGGCTGTACACCATTTCATTTTCCACCAACTCTTTGTCCTCCTTCGAGATGACCATCATTCTCCACGGGAAACTGCGCTTCCCGTCCGTCTTGGCGATGTAATCAGCTTCTTTTAGAATCTTTAGGCTACGGTCTCCGTCATCACCGAATTCCAAGGGAACCTTCGGAAACAGAGATTGCATACCGTTCGTGCCGGTACTTTTCAGGAACATGCAAGGATAATCGTAGAGGTCGGCTTCCGAGATGAGGATCTTATATGCCTTGTCGGTTTCCAATAAGACAGGCAGATAACTCATTCGGTCTGTCTTTTTATACTCTTTTGTTTTGACATGGGTATACGGGTATTCGTAGGAGGTTTTGAAGCCATCGGGTTGAGACAGATGGGCGGTGTAGTCGGCAGGAAAATTAAGAACGAAGTCTTCTCCCATCACGATGTTTTCATCTTTCTTATCTGTAATGAAGCGGTAAGCCATTCCGTTGTCGAAGACACGGAACTCCACTGCATAATTACCGGCAAAATTGAGTCTGAGCGTGTTGCAATGATTCTTTACAACCGCGTTCTTGAACGGGATTTCACGCTTGATGCTTTCGTTGATCACTCCTTTTTTGGTGTTGCGGAGTTTGGGATTGTTGCCTAATGTTTCATTGGCAAGTTGCAGGTTCAGATAGCAGTCCTTTACTATCAAATCGTCATCATAAGACACTGAGTAATAGATTTTGTCTTTAATGTCGATGGATACTTGTATTTCTCCATTGGGAGATTTTACATCGATGGCTTTCGCTGCAAGCGTGTTGTTACCTGCCAGAAAGAACAGGGAAATCAGTGTGAAAAATAGTGTAGGTGTTTTCATTATTATAGTAGTTTGTTAGTAAACAGATTAGCGGACGTACCGTTAACTTTTAGGTTACAAAGATATAAGATAAACTTCGGATTGCAATGTGCAAAGGGTAAAAATAGCTATTTGCACTGTGTTATCTTCTTGAATGGCAGATAAGGCGGATACAAATCTATTTGTTGGATAAGTAATTGTAAAAAGTTCTTCCTTCTTTGGTTACTCCTTTATTATATTACAATTTCTGATGCTCATGCAATAATATTGAAAATGTAAAATTCTAAACGATTGATAATCAATATGTATTGACTGCTGTTTTTCCTCACCGATGAACACCCTCTTCATCGGTGAGGAATGGCTCCTTCATCGGTGAGGAACGACCTCTTCATCGGTGACTAACGAGGGATTCATTCCTGACCAAGAAATGATAGCATTTCCGCCTGCCGATAGTGTAAAATATAATTCCTTAATCCCACATTGAAGGACGATGGGAGAATCCTCATTCTGTCGTTACATTGACGAATGTTTTCGGGGATTTAGCATCATCGCTCTATACATGATTTTAAGGTGAGCTTTTAGTTAGGGATATACGGAAAGTGGCTGGGTGCAAACGAGAACTGGATTTTTCTTATTCTTTCTTTTGATGATTGGAATATTTGTTATAACTTGCAGACTTATTTATAGATAAGTTCCACTAATCGGGATTTGGTATTAAAAACAATCAACTATGAGAAATACTCTCCTTTTGTTATCATTGATAATGTTTTTTTCCTGTTCTCATCCCGAAAATAGTTTATTGCCGGTATTGTCACGAGCCGATTTGTTATTGCAGATAGGATATGCCGACAGCGCCCTGATTCTTTTAGACTCCTTTCCTGTTGATGATTTGACTACTGTTTCCCTTCAGGCACGCCATGCTTTGTTACTGACTCAGGCAATGGATAAGAATTATATCACTCTTACCGGTGACTCATTGATACGGATAGCAGTTAAGTATTATGATTCCACCAATGATTTGTCTTCCCGGGCAAAAGCCCATTATTATTGGGGTCGCGTCCATCAAGATATGGGCGATGTCGAAGGAACCGTACGCGAGTTCCTGACAGCCATGCCATTGGCAAAAAAAGCAAAAGAACATACTTTAATGTGTTTATTGCAGGGGAATTTGGGCTATCTTTGTTGGGAACACGGATTATTGGATGAAGCTGATTCTTTATATAAAGAAGAAATTCAATTGACTGAATTGCATAGAGATTCATTGCATTGGGCTATGGCTTTAGCTATGCGTGGAGATATCTGCATGGAAAGAGGTGAAGAATATTATGCCGAAGCAGAAAGCTGTTTGAAACAAGCTCTCATGATTGTAAAAGCTTCTTTTGGGATGCATTTGCATGAAGAAAGCGAAATAGTGCGATCATTAGGATACCTTTATGAACGCATGTCCGATTTCTCAAAAACTACTTACTTTATTAACTATTATATGACTCTTCAACCTTATCCGGAATCTATGTATGAATGTTATTTGTTATTAGGAAGTACATATTATAAACAAGAGAAGCGTGACTCTGCAAAAGTATATCTAGATAAATGTTTATCATCTTCCAGTTATAGTATAAAAGAAGGAGCCTATATGCGTTTAGCCGACATAGCCCGTGCAGAAGGAAAGGAAACGGATGCTGTCTATTATGAAAAATGCAGCTTGGTTTATGAAGATTCGGTGAGGCAACTTGAAAAACCGGTTGAAATAGTAACTCTGTCCAAGGATATTCTATACCGTCAAGCAGCTCGAAAGTATGCTTCGTCTTCTCTTTTATATCAATATTGTATAGGAGGATTAGTAATCTTGTTGCTTTTAGCAATTGTTTTATTTACATATAAACGCAAATATAAGAAGCACGAAGAGGTACGTTTGCTAAAAGAGCATAAGTCAACTCTTCTTCTGCTTGAGAAATTTCAACAAGAGATCGATACTAAAGAAAAAGAAATGCTTTCATTGAAACGGGAGTGTGATGAATACGATAATGGCAGGCTTAGACAAACTCAACTTATCAGTGCTTATGAAGAATTATTGATGCAAAAAAATGAGATTTGTATACAGTTGGAAAATCAACGTGTCAAGGACACGCTCATTATAAATCAACTGCAAAAGAAGAATTTCATCAGTTTGATAGAGAACACTCCCATCTATCATAGATTACTCGAACTGATAAAAGTAAATAAAGAGAATCCCGATCTGAAGGAGAAATTAAATGAGAAAGAATGGGAAGAACTGGAAACAGAGATTGGAAAGCTGTTTCCCGAATTTATACGGAATTTGAGTGCTAAATATACACTGTTATTAATGGATGATATTCATTTCTGTTGTTTGGTGAGGTTTGGTTTCAAAAAAGCGGAGATTCAATACATTCTTTCTCGCACCCTTGATGCGGTTTATAAATACGAAAAGGCTCTAAAAGGGCGGATGCAGATTAGTAAAGATGTGAAGTTAGATGAGCTTCTAAAAAGGATGGAATAGTTCATGAAAGCGAGAAATTCCAAATAAATGTAATTACCTTCTATTGTAAATCAGATGATTAGCTCTTTTTAACAGAAAGCTCTAATACTATTATAATGCAAAATGCGCTCTTTTGTGACAGCCAACAAATTAAAGAATTTTTAATTAATTAATATTTAGATGCTATGAAACAGTTATTGTTAATTATTATTGTTCTTGTAAGTTTATTATCAGGTCAATCGGTTTATGCACAAAGTGAATGGAACGGTTCTTTTGTGGTGAATAAAAAAGAAATTCCGTTGAAGAATATTCATCCGGGAACTAGTACTGGTGGTAAGGGGAAAGTTCAACATAGTCCTGCACAATTCCCCATCACGGCTTTTATTTATGGTGAAACACTCACCGTAGATTTCCTTTCTTTTTTGGAAGAAGCAATTACTATTACGATTACTAATGCTGACAAAGGTGAGATTATCTATTCGGAAAGCTATACTTCGTTAGGTTGTATAGTGATCCAACTAGGTTTGGTAGAAGATGGTACGTGCTATCAACTAGAGATCAAATTTGGCTCTTGGGTGCTGGACGGAGAGTTCATGATGTAAAACATAGTATATTCATTTATAGATGATGTGTGAAATTAATTCTTTTAAAAATCTTAAGTCATGAGTATGATTTTCAAATTAGGAAAAAACAACTTTAGTTTGTTTACTGTGCCTATTTCTTATATTCAATTCTGATAGACACAGTTTATTCTTAAAAATGTATGGGAAAGAAATTGGAATGTTAAAGATGGAAAGGATTATCCTTGTCTTTTCTACGTGTGTGAATTGTTGCAAGGCTAATTTTCTAAAAAAATGAGTTTGTTAATCTTGTAGTTTGTAACGAAATTCTTATTAATATGGAAAAGAAGAAGCTTTCTTTGAAAAAAGAAACTATTACTCAGTTGGATGATATGTCTCAAATTAGAGGAGGTGGTACTTGGGATGTACTCAAAGATACTGTTACTATTGTTGCAAGTACCGTTTTAGGAGCGGTAACATGTGCTGTTGGTACAGTAGTTATGGCCACAGCTGAACATTGCCCTACAGCACAAACAGATTGTAATACATGTGTATGTGAAACTAGGTGGTGTATGTCATAAGGAAAGTGAAAATAAGTATGCAAGATAATACTTTCTTGCATACTTATTTCAATCAGGATGGTATTAGATAAAATAGCCATAACTGTCGTTTCTTTTTCTGTAACTTTCTTACGAAAAGAAGAGATTAATGAAAGAACTAATAGAACAAAAAATAACTGAGATTGCTAATGTTTTATTAGCAGTTAATTTAAAAAAAGAGTTTTCTAATGATTTATCACTTTTATCAGGAGAATTAGGAGCGCTAATCTTTTTAAAATATTATTCTATTATTTATGATCAAGTAAATATAATCAAAACATTAGAAAAGCGATTCGACATTTATTTCGATAATTTAGTTAGTCATGTTTTACAAATATCTTATTGCAATGGGATTTCGGGTATTTTATATGGCTTGAATTTATTAGATAAAAGTATGTCTTTGAATATAGATTATAATGATGTTGAAAAGCATTATAAAAAATATTTATTTAGAATGATGAAATGGGGATTTAATAACTGTAACTATGATTATTTTCATGGGTCTTTAGGCATTTTATTGGGTCAAATGGATGATGTGAAATTTGTAAAAGCAGCTATAAGAAGTTTAGAACAGGCGGCAGTTATCGATGGTGAAAAAATTAAATGGTATTCTTTTATTGATTTTAAAGAAAAGCGGGGCATTAATATTTCCTTGTCTCATGGAATGTCAAGTTTAGTAATTATATTGTGTCGAATTTATGAAAAAAACATTGAATCTAAATCTGTTCAAACATTAATTACGGGAGCGGTTAATTATATTCTTTCTCAGAGAATAGATTATAATATTTATGGTTGTTTTTTTCCAATACAATCGTTGGAAAGCGATACATTTCTTCAGAAAAGTAGATTAGCTTGGTGCTATGGTGATTTGGGAATAGCTTTAGCATTGTGGGAAGCTGGAAAGGTTCTGCAAAATAGTTTCTGGAAATCTGTTTCATTAAATATAATGCTTGAATCTTGTACGAGGAGATCAATTGATGATACTTTGATAAAAGATGCAGGAATTTGTCATGGTAGTTCTGGATTAGCAATGATTTTTTATTATATGTATAATGAAACTCGAAACTTTATTTTCATGGAAACATGTAATTATTGGATATCAGTTACATTAAAAATGGCTAGTTTTAAAGATGGATTGGCTGGGTATAAAACATGGAATGGTAATTATAAAAATGATTGTTCATTACTTACAGGTATTTCTGGAATAGGGTTGATGTTGTTGACTGTGGTTTCAAACAATCCAATATGTTTTGAATGGAATCATTTCTTTCTACTTCTAAATAAACACTGATATGGATAAACATAATTACACTGCATTTGATAAATTCATATTACGAACTCCTTTGATCCCCTATTCTGATATAGGGAAAGAAGAGCAATTGATTGATTCTGCCTTATTTAGTGAAGCTATTTTCTTAGCATCGAATGATTTATTAGATTCTAAAAAAAAATATTACGATAAAAAGAAAGATAAAAAACTCTCTGAATCCTATTTAAAATACTTTATTAGAGCTTGCACTAGATGTACTCCATTTGGTTTATTTGCGGGATGTTCTGTTGGTAGTATTAGTGAAAATAGTCAAATTGAATTGGTAGATTCTCATTTCTATACAAGACAAACACGATTGGATATGCAATTTCTATGTGAGCTTATAAAAAAAATAGAGAATATTCATGATGTTCAAATTCAATTACTATACTACCCTAATGATTCATTATATAGAATTGCGGATAAATATAGATATATAGAATATATAGATGTGAATTTTCTAAAACGATATCAAATTTCATCTGTTCAATTTGAGGATTACATTTCATTGATTATCGAGAAAGCACGTTATGGCGCTAATATATATAGCTTGTCAAAAACCTTGGTGGATAGTGATATTACTTATGAAGAGGCTGAAAATTTTGTTTATGAACTAATAAATTCACAATTATTGAAAAGTGAATTAGAACCTTGTACAATTGGTAATGATATTTTTGAGTCATTATTAGAAAAACTATCAAAATTAGAGAATGTTCTGATACTGGATGATTTAAATGTAATAAAGAGTCTCCTCGAAAAAATAAATAGAACGGATATTGGAGATTCCATTCAATATTATCATGATATTATAAAAATTATTAACCGACTTGAAATCAACTATAATTCTAAATATCTATTTCAAACCGACTTATTTAAACCAACGAAAGTTGCAACTATTTCTTCTGAAATCGTTAATGATATTAATAATGTTATTCAATTTCTTGGTAGAATATCTATTCAAAAGAAAAATGTGGATATGGAAACATTTAAACAAAAATTCATGGAAAGATATGATGGGCAAGAAGTTCCATTGCAAGATATTATGGATAGTGAATTGGGAATTGGATATCCTGTGAGGTCTGGGCATAGTGTTAGCCCTTTAGTTGATGATTTAATTCTGCCTTCTTTAACTGAAAATTTTAGAAATGATATTTTTAGTTCTATTGATCAAATTCTTATTAGGAAATATACGGAATGTTTGGCTAGTGGAAAAGATGTAATTTTTTTAGATAATAAAGATTTTGAAAGGCTTAATTCTGAGATAGAAATTCCAGATACCATTAGTGTGTTGTGTAATATTTTCAACGATAAAGCTAGGTCGGTTTATATTAAATCTATTAGTAACTATAGTAGTGCAGCATGTTTATTAGGACGATTTTGCTATATTAATTCCTCAATAAAAAAAATGGCAAAAGATATTTGTGATAAAGAAGCTGAATTGCGTACAAATCTGATTTTAGTAGAAATATCTCATTTACCAGAATCTAGAATAGGTAATATCATGTCCCGACCTGATTTAAGAAATTACACATTACATTATTTATCTAACTGTAATGATATGAATGATAATAATATATCAGTATCGGATTTACTTTTGTCTATAAAAAATGGTAAACTGATATTGAGATCAAAAAAATATAATAAAGAAATTATTCCTAAATTAACATGTGCATATAATTACTCTTTAAGTACATTACCAGTTTTTCGTTTTTTATGTGATTTTCAGAATGGAGATAATCCTATATTTGATATGAATCTTCATTGGAATAATATATTTCATAATGTGGATTATTTGCCAAGAATACAATATAAGAATGTTGTTTTAATTAGAAAAAGATGGATAATTCGAGAATCTGATATTGCTGATTGTAGGCAAATAGAAGATGGTAAACTTTTAGAGAAAATAAAAGTAATTCTTCAAAATAAAAAAATATCTCAAAAGGTCATAATACCAGATTATGATAATGAATTATATGTTGATTTTTATATAATTAGTCATGTTAAGTTATTTCTTTCTATTCTTATTAAGCGTAAAACTGTATTACTTGAAGAATTTTTGTTTGACGAGGATCACTCTAT encodes:
- a CDS encoding class I lanthipeptide — translated: MEKKKLSLKKETITQLDDMSQIRGGGTWDVLKDTVTIVASTVLGAVTCAVGTVVMATAEHCPTAQTDCNTCVCETRWCMS
- a CDS encoding DUF3244 domain-containing protein — encoded protein: MKQLLLIIIVLVSLLSGQSVYAQSEWNGSFVVNKKEIPLKNIHPGTSTGGKGKVQHSPAQFPITAFIYGETLTVDFLSFLEEAITITITNADKGEIIYSESYTSLGCIVIQLGLVEDGTCYQLEIKFGSWVLDGEFMM
- a CDS encoding lantibiotic dehydratase family protein, whose protein sequence is MDKHNYTAFDKFILRTPLIPYSDIGKEEQLIDSALFSEAIFLASNDLLDSKKKYYDKKKDKKLSESYLKYFIRACTRCTPFGLFAGCSVGSISENSQIELVDSHFYTRQTRLDMQFLCELIKKIENIHDVQIQLLYYPNDSLYRIADKYRYIEYIDVNFLKRYQISSVQFEDYISLIIEKARYGANIYSLSKTLVDSDITYEEAENFVYELINSQLLKSELEPCTIGNDIFESLLEKLSKLENVLILDDLNVIKSLLEKINRTDIGDSIQYYHDIIKIINRLEINYNSKYLFQTDLFKPTKVATISSEIVNDINNVIQFLGRISIQKKNVDMETFKQKFMERYDGQEVPLQDIMDSELGIGYPVRSGHSVSPLVDDLILPSLTENFRNDIFSSIDQILIRKYTECLASGKDVIFLDNKDFERLNSEIEIPDTISVLCNIFNDKARSVYIKSISNYSSAACLLGRFCYINSSIKKMAKDICDKEAELRTNLILVEISHLPESRIGNIMSRPDLRNYTLHYLSNCNDMNDNNISVSDLLLSIKNGKLILRSKKYNKEIIPKLTCAYNYSLSTLPVFRFLCDFQNGDNPIFDMNLHWNNIFHNVDYLPRIQYKNVVLIRKRWIIRESDIADCRQIEDGKLLEKIKVILQNKKISQKVIIPDYDNELYVDFYIISHVKLFLSILIKRKTVLLEEFLFDEDHSIVKSGKSVFTNEFIFMFHK
- a CDS encoding glycoside hydrolase family 97 protein, with the protein product MKTPTLFFTLISLFFLAGNNTLAAKAIDVKSPNGEIQVSIDIKDKIYYSVSYDDDLIVKDCYLNLQLANETLGNNPKLRNTKKGVINESIKREIPFKNAVVKNHCNTLRLNFAGNYAVEFRVFDNGMAYRFITDKKDENIVMGEDFVLNFPADYTAHLSQPDGFKTSYEYPYTHVKTKEYKKTDRMSYLPVLLETDKAYKILISEADLYDYPCMFLKSTGTNGMQSLFPKVPLEFGDDGDRSLKILKEADYIAKTDGKRSFPWRMMVISKEDKELVENEMVYSLSSPCVLEDYSWIKPGQVSWEWWHDARLYGVDFRSGYNMDSYKYYIDFASKFGIPYIIMDEGWAKSTRDPYTPNPTIDLAELIQYGKERNVKIVLWLTWLTVENNFDLFKTFADWGIAGVKIDFMDRSDQWMVNYYERVAKEAAKHKLFVDFHGAFKPAGLERKYPNILSYEGVLGMEQGGNCKPSNTIYLPFMRNAVGPMDFTPGSMISAQPEDNRSTRANAMGSGTRAYQMALFVVFESGLQMLADNPVYYYRELPCTEFISSVPVTWDETKVLYAEVGEGVVIARRKGEKWFIGGITNNEGRTVNIDLSFLPEGQSFTLTAFEDGINADRQAMDYKKRESRVDSKSQITIQMVRNGGWAGVIQ
- a CDS encoding lanthionine synthetase LanC family protein — encoded protein: MKELIEQKITEIANVLLAVNLKKEFSNDLSLLSGELGALIFLKYYSIIYDQVNIIKTLEKRFDIYFDNLVSHVLQISYCNGISGILYGLNLLDKSMSLNIDYNDVEKHYKKYLFRMMKWGFNNCNYDYFHGSLGILLGQMDDVKFVKAAIRSLEQAAVIDGEKIKWYSFIDFKEKRGINISLSHGMSSLVIILCRIYEKNIESKSVQTLITGAVNYILSQRIDYNIYGCFFPIQSLESDTFLQKSRLAWCYGDLGIALALWEAGKVLQNSFWKSVSLNIMLESCTRRSIDDTLIKDAGICHGSSGLAMIFYYMYNETRNFIFMETCNYWISVTLKMASFKDGLAGYKTWNGNYKNDCSLLTGISGIGLMLLTVVSNNPICFEWNHFFLLLNKH
- a CDS encoding tetratricopeptide repeat protein yields the protein MRNTLLLLSLIMFFSCSHPENSLLPVLSRADLLLQIGYADSALILLDSFPVDDLTTVSLQARHALLLTQAMDKNYITLTGDSLIRIAVKYYDSTNDLSSRAKAHYYWGRVHQDMGDVEGTVREFLTAMPLAKKAKEHTLMCLLQGNLGYLCWEHGLLDEADSLYKEEIQLTELHRDSLHWAMALAMRGDICMERGEEYYAEAESCLKQALMIVKASFGMHLHEESEIVRSLGYLYERMSDFSKTTYFINYYMTLQPYPESMYECYLLLGSTYYKQEKRDSAKVYLDKCLSSSSYSIKEGAYMRLADIARAEGKETDAVYYEKCSLVYEDSVRQLEKPVEIVTLSKDILYRQAARKYASSSLLYQYCIGGLVILLLLAIVLFTYKRKYKKHEEVRLLKEHKSTLLLLEKFQQEIDTKEKEMLSLKRECDEYDNGRLRQTQLISAYEELLMQKNEICIQLENQRVKDTLIINQLQKKNFISLIENTPIYHRLLELIKVNKENPDLKEKLNEKEWEELETEIGKLFPEFIRNLSAKYTLLLMDDIHFCCLVRFGFKKAEIQYILSRTLDAVYKYEKALKGRMQISKDVKLDELLKRME